Proteins from a single region of Haloplanus sp. GDY1:
- a CDS encoding tRNA uridine(34) 5-carboxymethylaminomethyl modification radical SAM/GNAT enzyme Elp3: MTASGEGVAATTDEAFDRVCEDLVERILSGDLDRDDLESAKLDACAEHGASKVPKNAHILQYAPDERRDEVQAVVRRKPVRTASGVSPVAIMTAPHMCPHGKCLYCPGGPASEFDSAQSYTGHEPAAARGEQNDYDPYGQVTLRLEQLRHIGHPVDKVELILMGGTMTARSHDYQEWFVKRALEALNDYDADSTPNPAEGRSFAPDPESVEFRYLEDVIAENETADVRNVGTTFETKPDWCGPEQIDRMLRLGGTKVEVGVQTTYERINREMHRGHGVQASIDANRRLRDAAFKVGFHMMPGQPGMTEAMCLEDFRQLFEDPRWRPDYLKIYPTLVVRGTRTYDMWRRDEFDPLDNEAAADLVAEVMGMIPKYTRLQRVQRDIPADHIDAGVWKSNLRQLAAQRAAEKGITQRDIRAREVGHNDADPDPERVELDVLTYEAGGGTEHFLSFEDPEADLLIGFCRLRFPNDPVRRELDDAALVRELHVYGSEAGIREEGEGDWQHRGYGRRLLARAEELAAEAGYDKVSVISGIGVRRYYRDKLGYHQDGPYVSKDLGRRGRPSAR, from the coding sequence ATGACTGCTTCCGGGGAGGGCGTCGCCGCCACGACCGACGAAGCGTTCGACCGGGTGTGTGAGGACCTCGTCGAGCGCATCCTCTCGGGCGACCTGGACCGCGACGACCTGGAGTCGGCGAAACTCGACGCCTGCGCCGAACACGGCGCCTCGAAGGTACCGAAGAACGCCCACATCCTCCAGTACGCGCCCGACGAGCGCCGCGACGAGGTGCAGGCGGTCGTCCGCCGCAAGCCCGTCCGCACCGCGTCGGGCGTCTCGCCCGTGGCCATCATGACCGCGCCGCACATGTGCCCCCACGGGAAGTGTCTCTACTGTCCCGGCGGCCCCGCCTCCGAGTTCGACAGCGCCCAGAGCTACACGGGCCACGAACCGGCCGCGGCCCGGGGCGAACAGAACGACTACGATCCCTACGGCCAGGTCACGCTCCGCCTCGAACAGCTCAGACACATCGGCCACCCGGTCGACAAGGTGGAACTCATCCTGATGGGCGGGACGATGACCGCGCGGAGCCACGACTACCAGGAGTGGTTCGTCAAGCGGGCGCTCGAAGCGCTGAACGACTACGACGCCGACTCGACGCCGAACCCGGCCGAGGGGCGGAGCTTCGCGCCCGACCCCGAGTCCGTCGAGTTCCGCTACCTCGAGGACGTGATCGCCGAGAACGAGACGGCCGACGTCCGCAACGTCGGCACCACCTTCGAGACCAAGCCCGACTGGTGTGGCCCCGAACAGATCGACCGCATGCTCCGGCTGGGGGGGACGAAGGTGGAGGTGGGCGTCCAGACCACCTACGAGCGGATCAACCGCGAGATGCACCGCGGCCACGGAGTGCAGGCCTCCATCGACGCCAACCGCCGCCTGCGCGACGCCGCGTTCAAAGTGGGCTTTCACATGATGCCGGGCCAGCCCGGCATGACCGAGGCGATGTGTCTGGAGGACTTCCGGCAACTGTTCGAGGACCCCCGGTGGCGCCCCGACTACCTGAAGATCTATCCGACGCTCGTCGTCCGCGGCACCCGGACCTACGACATGTGGCGCCGCGACGAGTTCGACCCGCTGGACAACGAGGCCGCCGCCGACCTCGTGGCGGAGGTGATGGGGATGATCCCCAAGTACACGCGCCTCCAGCGGGTGCAGCGGGACATCCCCGCCGACCACATCGACGCCGGCGTCTGGAAGTCGAACCTCCGGCAACTGGCCGCCCAGCGGGCCGCGGAGAAGGGCATCACGCAACGGGACATCCGTGCCCGCGAGGTGGGGCACAACGACGCCGATCCGGACCCCGAGCGGGTCGAACTCGACGTGCTGACCTACGAGGCCGGCGGCGGCACCGAACACTTCCTCAGCTTCGAGGACCCCGAGGCGGACCTCCTGATCGGCTTCTGTCGCCTCCGCTTTCCGAACGACCCCGTCCGTCGCGAACTCGACGACGCCGCCCTCGTGCGCGAGCTCCACGTCTACGGGAGCGAGGCGGGCATCCGCGAGGAGGGCGAGGGCGACTGGCAACACCGCGGCTACGGGCGCCGCCTCCTCGCCCGCGCGGAGGAACTGGCCGCCGAGGCCGGCTACGACAAGGTGAGCGTCATCAGCGGCATCGGCGTCCGGCGGTACTACCGCGACAAGCTCGGCTACCACCAGGACGGCCCGTACGTGTCGAAGGACCTCGGCCGCCGGGGTCGCCCGTCGGCGCGGTAG
- the dacZ gene encoding diadenylate cyclase, with protein MATLRDALDDLVADIDGLFLFSPSTSYYERFDDVDVSRVVIAAANDVGADTFVELPLAFDNTRDRIKFGVEGAMERGYVAEGDTVACTVEMFGEDADCLVRVRVDETMRSGIYDLFTDSRAEPGVIRDVFEVAIDLGKKGQKGKPVGALFVVGDAGKVMNKSRPLSYNPFEKSHVHVGDPIVNVMLKEFSRLDGAFVVSDSGKIVSAYRYLEPSAEGVDIPKGLGARHMAGGAITRDTNAIAIVLSESDGMVRAFKGGDLILEIDPEEY; from the coding sequence ATGGCGACGTTACGGGATGCTCTCGACGACCTCGTGGCGGACATCGACGGTCTGTTTCTGTTCTCCCCGTCGACCTCCTACTACGAGCGGTTCGACGACGTGGACGTGAGTCGGGTGGTGATCGCCGCCGCGAACGACGTCGGCGCGGACACCTTCGTGGAACTCCCGCTGGCCTTCGACAACACGCGCGACCGGATCAAGTTCGGCGTCGAAGGGGCGATGGAACGGGGGTACGTCGCGGAGGGGGACACCGTCGCCTGCACCGTCGAGATGTTCGGCGAGGACGCCGACTGTCTGGTCCGGGTGCGCGTCGACGAGACGATGCGCTCCGGCATCTACGACCTCTTCACCGACTCGCGGGCCGAACCCGGCGTCATCCGCGACGTGTTCGAGGTGGCCATCGACCTCGGGAAGAAAGGCCAGAAGGGCAAGCCCGTGGGCGCGCTCTTCGTCGTCGGCGACGCCGGCAAGGTGATGAACAAGTCCCGCCCGCTCAGTTACAACCCCTTCGAGAAGTCCCACGTCCACGTCGGCGATCCCATCGTGAACGTGATGCTCAAGGAGTTCTCGCGGCTGGACGGTGCCTTCGTCGTCTCCGATTCGGGGAAGATCGTCTCGGCGTACCGCTATCTGGAGCCGTCCGCGGAGGGCGTCGACATCCCGAAGGGACTCGGCGCGCGCCACATGGCCGGCGGCGCCATCACCCGGGACACCAACGCCATCGCCATCGTCCTCTCCGAGTCCGACGGGATGGTCCGGGCGTTCAAGGGCGGCGATCTGATCCTGGAGATCGATCCGGAGGAGTACTGA
- a CDS encoding acyltransferase: MTDSDAGRRHDRLDRTPTAGPHNSLWRWTDAKGPLRVVVNYLAVWLIRVAPSLRLKNWVLRRLGATVDSGVAVGLEATPDVFWPELITLRADAIVGYDATLLCHEFLQDEYRTGEVVIGERALIGAGAVILPGVEVGADAKVAANSLVTEDVPPGTTVAGVPATPVEGGVGD; the protein is encoded by the coding sequence GTGACCGATTCGGACGCCGGCCGGCGACACGACCGCCTCGACCGCACCCCGACGGCCGGCCCCCACAACTCGCTGTGGCGCTGGACGGACGCGAAGGGGCCGCTCCGGGTCGTCGTGAACTACCTCGCCGTCTGGCTGATCCGGGTTGCCCCGAGCCTGCGGCTGAAAAACTGGGTCCTCCGACGACTCGGCGCCACGGTCGACTCCGGCGTGGCGGTCGGCCTGGAGGCGACCCCCGACGTGTTCTGGCCGGAACTGATCACCCTCCGGGCGGACGCCATCGTCGGCTACGACGCGACGCTGCTCTGTCACGAGTTCCTCCAAGACGAGTACCGCACCGGCGAGGTGGTGATCGGCGAGCGCGCGCTGATCGGCGCGGGGGCGGTTATCCTCCCCGGCGTCGAGGTCGGCGCGGACGCGAAGGTGGCCGCCAACTCGCTGGTGACCGAGGACGTGCCGCCGGGGACGACGGTTGCGGGCGTCCCCGCGACCCCGGTCGAGGGGGGCGTCGGCGACTAG
- a CDS encoding mechanosensitive ion channel domain-containing protein: MQGGSVREVLAAVPLRFWLAVATLVLGLLLGWLTRVVTRRLLRRAGVPGAIEGTAFERTAREFGTSTVSILAAIAGYFVFGIAVFAAVAVAEIEYVAQFWNAVAGFLPQLFFAIIVLIVGVVLGDKVELLISERFRGVKLPQINVLPLVAKYSVFYLAVLIALGQVGVATAALIVLLAAYVFAVVFLGGLAFRQLLAAGAVGSYLLLHQPYTIGDEIRVGEVRGIVQEIDLFVTHVEADGEEYVLPNSKVFADGFALIRD; encoded by the coding sequence ATGCAAGGCGGTTCGGTGCGGGAGGTCCTCGCGGCCGTCCCGCTTCGCTTCTGGCTGGCCGTGGCGACGCTCGTGCTCGGCCTCCTGTTGGGGTGGTTGACGCGGGTCGTCACCCGCCGGCTCCTCCGGCGGGCGGGCGTCCCCGGCGCCATCGAGGGGACGGCCTTCGAGCGGACGGCCCGCGAGTTCGGCACCTCGACGGTGTCGATCCTCGCGGCCATCGCGGGCTACTTCGTCTTCGGCATCGCGGTGTTCGCCGCCGTCGCCGTCGCCGAAATCGAGTACGTCGCCCAGTTCTGGAACGCCGTCGCCGGCTTCCTCCCGCAGCTGTTTTTCGCCATCATCGTCCTCATCGTCGGCGTCGTCCTCGGCGACAAGGTGGAACTTCTCATCTCCGAGCGGTTCCGCGGCGTGAAACTCCCGCAGATCAACGTCCTCCCCCTCGTGGCGAAGTACAGCGTCTTCTATCTGGCCGTGCTGATCGCCCTCGGCCAAGTGGGCGTCGCCACCGCCGCCCTGATCGTCCTGCTCGCGGCCTACGTCTTCGCGGTCGTCTTCCTCGGCGGCCTCGCGTTCAGGCAGTTGCTCGCGGCCGGGGCGGTCGGCTCCTACCTCCTGCTCCACCAGCCCTACACCATCGGCGACGAGATCCGCGTCGGCGAGGTCCGCGGCATCGTCCAGGAGATCGACCTGTTCGTCACGCACGTCGAGGCGGACGGCGAGGAGTACGTCCTCCCGAACAGCAAGGTGTTCGCGGACGGGTTCGCGCTGATCCGGGACTAG
- a CDS encoding DHH family phosphoesterase, with amino-acid sequence MDWITHEEDVWFDFRGSSPDQLVSGRYYKGTVDGFADFGVFVDLSPGVTGLLHRSELDRRLESLDWEPGDTVFVQVKNVRDNGNVDLAWSIRQSGSEFRGAKVHDPEGDADGERIDESTDDADDGGPVRTTPTPRDDEALNGEDASDDTEASDDDAASATDGAAETGAGESDAGESDAADADPRGADATEADATPDRVPVESLEDRVGETVRLEGELVGVRQTSGPTVFELRDGTGVVDCAAFVEAGVRAYPDAEVGNVVRLDGEVERRYEELQVETEALTILEDEEAAAVEERLADALTAEARPESVTTLIEHDALDAVEESLIDAAETIRRAVLESRPVVVRHAATADGYVAGAAIERAVLPLIREEHAAADAEYHYFTRRPLEGSVYDMDDATNDVTRMLQDRDRHDEKLPLVLLVGTGSTVESSDGLGLLGIYGARRVVVDAEVADAAVADDCDAIVNPGLAGVPAADLSTGALAATLAATVGPDVADDLSHLPAISYWDDAPESAVDLAAEAGYDADRTRELREAIALEAYYQSYEDKRELITDLLFDDAGGLAGHISEQFRQKLDAEVDTATANLDRREEGGVTVDVLDTDAYTHRFDFPPTSLLLDELHRRRSEAGAHLTVGVGTDELYLRSDDDLDVRGVAGDAADRAPDAGITAASVRDGRIEFLSGRRDAAVDAVVDAAVDRL; translated from the coding sequence GGGAACGGTCGACGGCTTCGCCGACTTCGGCGTGTTCGTCGACCTCTCCCCCGGCGTGACCGGCCTGCTCCACCGGAGCGAACTCGACCGCCGGCTCGAGAGCCTCGACTGGGAGCCCGGCGACACCGTGTTCGTCCAGGTGAAGAACGTTCGCGACAACGGCAACGTCGACCTCGCGTGGTCGATCCGCCAGTCGGGCAGCGAGTTCCGCGGCGCGAAGGTCCACGACCCCGAGGGCGACGCCGACGGCGAACGGATCGACGAATCGACCGACGACGCCGACGACGGTGGCCCCGTCAGGACGACGCCGACCCCCCGCGACGACGAGGCGCTGAACGGCGAGGACGCGTCCGACGACACCGAGGCGTCCGACGACGACGCGGCGTCGGCCACTGACGGCGCCGCCGAGACGGGCGCCGGCGAGTCGGACGCCGGCGAGTCGGACGCCGCCGACGCGGACCCGAGGGGAGCGGACGCGACGGAGGCGGACGCCACCCCCGACCGCGTCCCCGTCGAGTCGCTCGAGGATCGCGTCGGCGAGACGGTTCGCCTCGAGGGCGAACTCGTCGGCGTCCGCCAGACCAGCGGCCCGACGGTGTTCGAACTCCGCGACGGCACGGGCGTCGTCGACTGCGCGGCGTTCGTCGAGGCGGGCGTCCGCGCCTACCCCGACGCCGAAGTCGGGAACGTCGTCCGCCTCGACGGCGAGGTCGAACGCCGCTACGAGGAACTCCAGGTCGAGACCGAGGCGCTGACGATCCTCGAGGACGAGGAGGCCGCGGCGGTCGAGGAACGCCTCGCCGACGCGCTGACGGCCGAGGCCCGCCCCGAGTCGGTGACGACGCTGATCGAGCACGACGCCCTCGACGCCGTCGAGGAGTCGCTGATCGACGCCGCCGAGACGATCCGACGCGCGGTCCTCGAATCGCGTCCCGTGGTGGTCCGTCACGCCGCCACCGCGGACGGCTACGTCGCCGGCGCCGCCATCGAGCGCGCGGTCCTCCCCCTGATCCGCGAGGAACACGCCGCCGCCGACGCCGAGTACCACTACTTCACCCGCCGGCCCCTGGAGGGCTCCGTCTACGACATGGACGACGCCACCAACGACGTGACCCGCATGCTCCAGGACCGCGACCGCCACGACGAGAAACTCCCGCTGGTCCTGCTGGTCGGCACCGGGAGCACGGTCGAGTCCAGCGACGGGCTGGGACTGCTCGGCATCTACGGCGCCCGGCGCGTCGTCGTCGACGCCGAGGTGGCCGACGCCGCCGTCGCCGACGACTGCGACGCCATCGTCAACCCCGGCCTGGCCGGCGTCCCCGCCGCCGACCTCTCGACCGGCGCGCTCGCGGCCACCCTCGCCGCGACGGTCGGCCCCGACGTGGCCGACGACCTCTCGCACCTGCCGGCCATCTCCTACTGGGACGACGCCCCCGAGTCGGCTGTCGACCTCGCCGCCGAGGCGGGGTACGACGCCGACCGCACGCGCGAACTCCGCGAGGCCATCGCGCTGGAGGCGTACTACCAGTCCTACGAGGACAAGCGCGAACTCATCACGGACCTGCTGTTCGACGACGCCGGCGGCCTCGCCGGCCACATCAGCGAGCAGTTCCGGCAGAAACTCGACGCCGAGGTCGACACCGCGACGGCGAACCTCGACCGCCGCGAGGAGGGCGGCGTCACCGTCGACGTCCTCGACACCGACGCCTACACCCACCGCTTCGACTTCCCGCCCACGAGCCTGCTGCTCGACGAACTCCACCGCCGCCGGAGCGAGGCGGGCGCGCACCTGACCGTCGGCGTCGGCACGGACGAACTCTACCTGCGGAGCGACGACGACCTGGACGTGCGGGGCGTCGCCGGCGACGCCGCTGATCGCGCCCCCGACGCCGGCATCACGGCCGCGAGCGTCCGCGACGGCCGGATCGAGTTCCTGTCGGGCCGCCGCGACGCCGCCGTCGACGCCGTCGTCGACGCCGCGGTCGACCGACTGTAG